A window from Patescibacteria group bacterium encodes these proteins:
- a CDS encoding co-chaperone GroES: MNIKPLGDRVIIRPIAEDITTKSGIVLPETVEKEKAEKGEVLAVGPGRVLDNGSLAPMSIKVGDKVMFKKYSPDEIKIEGEELLIISESDILAII; the protein is encoded by the coding sequence ATGAACATCAAACCATTGGGTGATCGGGTAATTATTAGACCAATTGCCGAAGACATTACCACAAAATCAGGCATTGTTTTGCCGGAAACCGTGGAAAAGGAAAAGGCCGAAAAGGGTGAAGTTTTGGCTGTGGGTCCAGGTCGCGTGCTTGATAATGGATCTCTTGCGCCAATGTCTATTAAGGTCGGCGACAAAGTGATGTTTAAAAAATATAGTCCTGATGAAATAAAAATTGAGGGCGAAGAACTTTTGATTATTTCTGAGTCGGATATTTTAGCGATTATTTAA
- a CDS encoding O-antigen ligase family protein, translating to MKILEKIIEYGLYLFVFLLPWQTRLIIREGSLNGYWEYGTISIYATEILLWTIFMLAAVWWVIRKFRVKSEKLKVPVEDLNLEANTKYKILNTKYFILSIFVVWSLISFLWSDSKILSLYVWHWLAEVAGLFLILRTVKLDVAKLMWAFVFSAVLQAGLGLWQFLSQSTFSFKWLGMAFHNPAVPGTVVVETAVRRWLRAYGALPHPNMLAGFLAAAMFFSFRLYQKIGYGVKKIFIPVIFSILSLGLFATFSKSVILSFSVVLILSWLLFFIFKQSREFKIDLLKFTLIFLIIAVIFFAIFWEPVETRILGTERLEIKSTTERLSYFGEAWQLIKSHPVFGVGLGNYTLAVHNEINPNLQSWDYQPVHNIYLLGLAELGIIGFILWLVLIFFVIKKLPITNYQLPIIFLIIGFFDHYLWTLYFGVMLFWLALGSIQKDLDNPLDRS from the coding sequence ATGAAAATTTTGGAAAAAATTATAGAATATGGATTATATCTCTTTGTTTTTCTCTTGCCTTGGCAGACGAGGTTAATTATCCGCGAAGGAAGCTTAAATGGCTACTGGGAATATGGAACAATAAGTATTTATGCCACGGAAATTTTATTGTGGACAATATTTATGCTGGCGGCGGTTTGGTGGGTAATAAGAAAGTTTAGAGTTAAAAGTGAAAAGTTAAAAGTTCCAGTTGAAGATTTAAATTTAGAGGCAAACACTAAATACAAAATACTGAATACAAAATATTTTATTTTAAGTATTTTTGTCGTTTGGTCACTAATTTCTTTTCTTTGGTCCGATTCAAAAATTTTATCACTTTATGTTTGGCATTGGCTCGCGGAAGTAGCCGGATTATTTTTAATTTTGCGAACCGTTAAATTAGACGTCGCAAAATTGATGTGGGCGTTTGTGTTTTCCGCCGTGCTCCAGGCCGGACTTGGTCTCTGGCAATTTTTATCGCAATCAACATTTTCTTTCAAATGGCTCGGAATGGCTTTCCATAATCCGGCCGTACCCGGAACAGTCGTCGTGGAAACAGCGGTTCGCCGTTGGCTTCGCGCTTATGGCGCGCTTCCGCATCCAAACATGCTGGCGGGATTTTTGGCCGCGGCGATGTTTTTTTCTTTCAGACTTTATCAGAAGATTGGTTACGGCGTTAAAAAAATTTTTATACCCGTTATTTTTTCGATTTTATCTCTCGGACTTTTTGCCACATTTTCTAAAAGTGTAATTTTAAGTTTTTCCGTAGTTTTAATTTTATCGTGGTTATTGTTTTTTATTTTTAAGCAGTCTAGGGAATTTAAAATTGATTTATTAAAATTTACTTTGATTTTCTTAATAATCGCCGTGATTTTTTTCGCGATTTTTTGGGAACCGGTGGAAACGAGAATTCTCGGTACGGAAAGATTGGAAATAAAATCAACCACGGAAAGATTAAGTTATTTTGGTGAAGCGTGGCAATTAATAAAAAGTCATCCGGTTTTTGGCGTAGGTCTTGGCAACTATACCTTGGCCGTGCATAATGAGATTAACCCGAATTTACAATCTTGGGACTACCAACCGGTTCATAATATTTATTTGCTTGGATTGGCAGAGCTTGGGATTATCGGGTTTATTTTATGGTTGGTTTTGATCTTTTTCGTTATAAAAAAATTACCAATTACCAATTACCAATTACCAATTATTTTTTTAATAATTGGTTTTTTTGACCATTACCTTTGGACACTTTATTTCGGAGTAATGCTATTTTGGTTGGCTTTGGGGTCAATACAAAAGGATCTTGACAACCCGCTTGACAGATCATAA
- the pyk gene encoding pyruvate kinase, which produces MLKRTKIVCTIGPVSEKPAILKKMIKAGMNVARLNFSHGTHAWHGKVIKIIRKISKESGQPVGIIADLQGPRIRVGELPTAGVKLNPKEKITLTTNLKNAKNKIPVTYANLHKDLSSGNRILLDEGLLELKVLKILGRDIFCEVVVGGILTSHKGINLPDSSVSLPPLTEKDKDDLLFAVKEGVDWVALSFVSRASEIYDLRYLTRSLEKKLKLPKNAPIKIIAKIEKHEAVKNLDEILEAVDGIMIARGDLGIETPAEDVPLWQKKIIDKCLAVAKPVIVATQMLDSMIRKPRPTRAEVSDVANAVIDHTDAVMLSGETASGLYPLLAVETMAKIVSETEKSIYDDLVMAGIVKKIKNIDDAVSQVAKILSKTVEAKAILAASLSGYAGRIVARYRPELPILVTTDNLRVQRQLTLSWGVIPFVLPSCRSVEELVDRSIGYIKKNKFVARGEKIIIIAGEPVGRSGNINLIEIKEL; this is translated from the coding sequence ATGTTGAAACGCACAAAGATCGTTTGTACCATTGGTCCGGTCTCGGAGAAGCCGGCTATCTTAAAAAAGATGATAAAGGCCGGCATGAATGTTGCCAGACTTAATTTTTCCCATGGCACGCATGCTTGGCATGGTAAAGTTATAAAAATTATCAGAAAAATTTCCAAAGAATCAGGCCAGCCGGTGGGCATTATCGCCGACCTGCAGGGACCGCGCATTAGGGTTGGAGAACTTCCGACGGCGGGAGTGAAACTTAATCCCAAAGAGAAAATTACCTTGACGACCAATTTAAAAAATGCAAAAAATAAAATTCCAGTAACTTACGCAAATTTACATAAAGATTTATCTTCGGGCAACAGAATTCTTCTGGACGAGGGTTTGCTTGAATTGAAAGTTTTAAAAATTTTAGGTCGTGATATTTTTTGCGAGGTTGTGGTTGGCGGAATTTTGACTTCGCACAAAGGCATTAATTTACCGGATTCGTCAGTCAGTCTTCCTCCACTTACGGAAAAAGATAAAGACGATCTTTTATTCGCAGTTAAAGAAGGTGTTGATTGGGTCGCCCTTTCTTTTGTTTCTCGTGCTTCGGAAATTTATGATTTACGTTACTTAACTCGTTCTCTGGAAAAAAAATTAAAATTGCCCAAGAACGCTCCAATTAAAATTATCGCTAAAATAGAGAAACATGAAGCTGTCAAAAATTTAGATGAGATTTTGGAGGCGGTGGACGGAATTATGATTGCTCGAGGTGATTTGGGTATTGAAACCCCAGCCGAAGATGTTCCGCTTTGGCAGAAAAAAATTATTGATAAATGTTTGGCCGTGGCCAAGCCCGTGATCGTTGCCACGCAGATGCTCGATTCCATGATTAGGAAACCTCGGCCGACAAGAGCCGAGGTTTCAGACGTTGCTAACGCCGTGATTGATCACACCGACGCAGTAATGCTTTCCGGAGAAACAGCAAGCGGCCTTTATCCGCTTCTCGCGGTGGAAACAATGGCAAAAATAGTAAGTGAAACGGAAAAATCAATCTATGATGATTTGGTGATGGCGGGAATAGTGAAAAAGATAAAAAATATTGATGATGCCGTGAGCCAGGTGGCTAAAATTTTGTCAAAAACGGTGGAGGCTAAAGCGATTTTAGCAGCATCTCTTTCTGGTTACGCAGGCCGTATCGTTGCCCGTTATCGGCCGGAACTGCCCATTCTTGTCACAACCGACAATCTTCGGGTTCAAAGGCAGTTAACGTTGTCTTGGGGCGTTATCCCTTTTGTCCTTCCGTCTTGTCGTTCGGTTGAGGAATTAGTTGATCGTTCTATCGGCTATATTAAAAAAAATAAATTTGTGGCTCGGGGAGAAAAAATTATCATCATCGCCGGAGAGCCAGTCGGCCGTTCGGGAAATATTAATTTGATCGAAATCAAAGAATTATAG
- the ppsA gene encoding phosphoenolpyruvate synthase, giving the protein MNKNKKLILWFNEINIKDIGLVGGKNASLGEMYQNLESKKIAIPNGFAITAYAFRQFLEFNNLEKKIEDLLSTADSGSIKNLLAAGHQIRNLIIKGKLPRVLVSEISHAYKKLTGRGGSGVAVRSSATAEDLPVASFAGQLESFLNINGKNLPEVVKKCFASLYTDRAIAYSVSHKFNHAEISISVGVQRMVRSDLASAGVIFTLDTETGFRDAILVSAGLGLGENVVKGRIIPDQYYIFKPTLRKGFLPLIGKNLGAKELKLIYGKAGASTINLKTSAREREKFALTDNEVLELARWAEIIEHHYKKPMDIEWAKDGIENKLYIVQARPETVHAEKNGKILEEYNLERKSEVLLTGTAIGTKIGKGWVKILGSIKEIDKFKDGEVLVTQMTDPDWVPIMKKASAIITESGGRTCHAAIVSRELGVPCVVGAVRACEILKNGQGATVSCAEGEEGKIYQGLLPVKIKKIDLEKIKRPKTKIMMNVGEPERAFDFSFIPNDGVGLAREEFIISNYIKIHPLALLKVKNLKLKDQRIIERLTYGYKNKTKFFVDKLAEGVGRIAAAFYPKPVIVRFSDFKSNEYAGLVGGAEFEPKESNPMMGWRGATRYFDKNYKKAFALECEAIKKVRKIFGLDNIIVMVPFCRTVSGGKRVVSLIKESGLGKSPKLKPLKIYMMVEIPSNVILADQFAKVFDGFSIGSNDLTQLILGVDRDSELVSHLFDERNEAVKRAIRQVIQVAHKSKVKIGICGQAPSDFPDFAEFLVKNKIDSISLNPDSVLKTTLRILETEKKLKHK; this is encoded by the coding sequence ATGAATAAAAATAAAAAATTAATTCTCTGGTTTAACGAGATAAATATTAAAGATATCGGATTGGTCGGAGGAAAGAATGCGTCGCTCGGCGAGATGTACCAAAATTTAGAATCAAAAAAGATTGCCATCCCAAATGGTTTTGCCATAACTGCCTATGCTTTTAGGCAGTTTTTGGAATTTAATAATTTAGAAAAGAAAATTGAGGATTTGCTTTCTACTGCCGATTCGGGAAGTATTAAAAATCTTCTCGCTGCCGGACATCAAATCAGAAATTTGATTATTAAGGGAAAACTTCCCCGTGTTCTTGTTTCCGAAATTAGTCACGCGTATAAAAAATTAACCGGGCGGGGCGGCTCGGGAGTGGCAGTTCGTTCTTCGGCTACGGCAGAGGATTTGCCTGTGGCTTCATTTGCCGGCCAGTTGGAAAGTTTTTTAAATATAAATGGAAAAAATCTTCCAGAGGTTGTTAAAAAATGTTTTGCCTCCCTTTATACGGACCGCGCCATAGCCTATTCTGTTAGCCATAAATTTAATCACGCGGAAATATCAATTTCTGTTGGAGTTCAAAGAATGGTTCGTTCGGATTTGGCTTCCGCGGGGGTAATTTTTACTTTGGACACAGAAACTGGATTTAGAGACGCGATTTTGGTGAGTGCCGGCCTTGGGCTTGGAGAAAATGTTGTAAAAGGAAGAATTATTCCCGATCAGTATTATATTTTTAAACCGACCCTGCGGAAAGGTTTTCTGCCGTTAATCGGTAAAAATTTAGGAGCGAAAGAATTAAAATTAATTTATGGGAAAGCCGGCGCGTCCACGATTAATTTGAAAACTAGCGCCCGGGAAAGAGAAAAATTTGCGCTTACCGATAATGAGGTTTTGGAGTTAGCCCGCTGGGCGGAAATTATTGAACATCATTATAAAAAACCAATGGATATAGAGTGGGCTAAAGATGGAATAGAAAATAAATTATATATTGTCCAGGCGCGTCCGGAAACTGTCCACGCGGAAAAAAACGGTAAAATTTTAGAAGAATATAATTTAGAAAGAAAAAGTGAAGTGCTTTTGACTGGCACGGCGATTGGCACAAAAATCGGTAAGGGTTGGGTTAAAATTTTAGGAAGTATCAAAGAGATTGATAAATTTAAGGATGGCGAAGTGCTCGTTACCCAAATGACCGATCCGGATTGGGTGCCGATTATGAAAAAGGCAAGCGCTATTATTACCGAATCCGGTGGTCGGACATGCCACGCCGCGATTGTTTCCCGCGAACTCGGCGTTCCTTGCGTGGTGGGCGCCGTCCGGGCGTGCGAGATTTTGAAAAATGGCCAGGGAGCCACGGTCAGTTGCGCCGAGGGAGAAGAAGGAAAGATTTATCAAGGTCTTTTACCGGTAAAGATTAAAAAAATTGATTTAGAAAAAATTAAGCGGCCAAAAACAAAGATTATGATGAATGTTGGCGAACCTGAAAGGGCATTTGATTTTTCTTTTATCCCAAACGACGGAGTTGGTTTGGCTCGCGAAGAATTTATTATTTCCAATTATATCAAGATACATCCGCTTGCGCTGTTAAAAGTTAAAAATTTAAAATTAAAAGATCAAAGAATAATTGAGAGATTAACTTACGGATATAAAAATAAAACAAAATTTTTCGTTGATAAATTGGCCGAGGGCGTCGGCCGTATCGCCGCGGCGTTTTATCCGAAGCCGGTCATTGTTCGTTTTTCCGATTTTAAATCTAATGAATACGCCGGTCTTGTTGGCGGCGCGGAATTTGAGCCGAAGGAATCCAACCCCATGATGGGTTGGCGCGGCGCTACGCGTTATTTTGATAAAAATTATAAAAAAGCTTTTGCCCTGGAATGCGAGGCAATCAAAAAAGTTCGTAAGATTTTTGGATTAGATAATATTATTGTAATGGTTCCTTTTTGTCGAACCGTTTCTGGCGGGAAAAGAGTTGTTTCTCTCATTAAGGAATCTGGTTTGGGAAAATCTCCAAAATTAAAGCCATTAAAAATTTATATGATGGTAGAAATACCCTCTAATGTTATTTTAGCCGATCAATTTGCTAAAGTTTTTGATGGATTTAGCATAGGCTCAAATGATTTAACGCAATTAATTTTGGGTGTTGATCGCGATTCGGAATTGGTTAGTCATCTTTTTGATGAAAGAAATGAGGCAGTAAAAAGGGCAATCCGGCAAGTAATTCAAGTAGCGCACAAAAGTAAGGTTAAAATTGGCATTTGCGGTCAAGCGCCGTCGGATTTTCCAGACTTTGCTGAGTTTTTGGTAAAAAATAAAATTGATAGTATTTCCCTAAATCCCGACTCAGTTTTAAAAACAACTTTAAGAATTTTAGAAACAGAGAAAAAATTAAAACATAAATAG
- the groL gene encoding chaperonin GroEL (60 kDa chaperone family; promotes refolding of misfolded polypeptides especially under stressful conditions; forms two stacked rings of heptamers to form a barrel-shaped 14mer; ends can be capped by GroES; misfolded proteins enter the barrel where they are refolded when GroES binds), translated as MAKQILFSEKARQALKRGVDKLADAVKVTLGPRGKNVVLDKGFGTPQIVNDGVTIAKEIELEDKFENIGAELVKEVASKTNDVAGDGTTTATVLAQAIVAEGLKNVAAGSNPILIKSGIEKGVKAIVEELQRMRQDISTKEERQQVASISANDPEIGRVIAEAMEEVGPEGVITVEESQTFGMQKEIVEGMQFDRGLLSSYMITNAERMEAVYEDPYILITDKKISALNDILPLLEKLAQSGRKELVIIAEEVDGEALATLVVNKLRGTFSTLAIKAPGFGDRRKEMLEDIAALTGGKVITEDLGLKIENTEITDLGQARRVVATKENTTIIEGKGDEEKIKARVGQIKKEIETIESEFDKEKLQERLAKLSGGVAVLKVGAATETEIKEKKLRIEDALAATKAAVAEGIVVGGGVALLRASKTLDGVKVEGEEEIGVDILRRALLEPVRQIANNAGKNGDVVVEEVKRQPGNYGYNVVTDKYEDLIEAGIIDPTKVTRTALQNAASIAAMLLTTEAVVTDLPTKKEEHNHGGMGGGMEY; from the coding sequence ATGGCAAAACAAATATTATTTAGTGAAAAAGCGCGGCAGGCCCTGAAGCGAGGCGTGGATAAATTGGCCGATGCCGTAAAGGTGACTCTTGGTCCGCGTGGGAAAAACGTCGTTTTGGATAAAGGTTTTGGCACGCCGCAAATTGTAAATGACGGCGTGACGATCGCCAAAGAAATTGAACTGGAAGACAAGTTTGAAAATATCGGCGCGGAACTTGTGAAAGAAGTTGCTTCAAAAACTAATGATGTAGCCGGAGACGGGACTACGACCGCCACGGTTTTGGCGCAAGCCATTGTCGCCGAAGGTTTAAAAAATGTTGCCGCCGGATCCAATCCGATTTTAATTAAATCAGGCATCGAAAAGGGCGTAAAAGCAATTGTGGAAGAATTGCAAAGAATGAGGCAGGACATCTCCACCAAAGAAGAGCGGCAGCAAGTCGCCTCAATTTCCGCGAACGATCCAGAGATCGGCCGGGTAATTGCCGAAGCCATGGAAGAAGTCGGACCAGAGGGCGTAATCACCGTAGAAGAATCGCAAACTTTCGGCATGCAAAAAGAAATTGTGGAAGGAATGCAGTTTGACCGCGGTCTCCTTTCTTCTTATATGATTACGAATGCTGAAAGAATGGAAGCGGTTTATGAGGATCCTTACATTTTAATTACTGACAAAAAAATTTCCGCCCTAAACGATATTTTGCCCTTGCTCGAAAAGTTGGCGCAGAGCGGCAGAAAAGAATTAGTAATAATTGCCGAAGAAGTTGATGGTGAAGCCCTAGCGACACTTGTTGTTAATAAACTTCGCGGAACTTTCAGCACGCTGGCCATTAAAGCTCCGGGATTCGGAGATCGCCGAAAAGAAATGTTGGAGGACATTGCTGCTTTGACTGGCGGGAAAGTTATTACCGAAGATTTGGGTTTGAAAATCGAAAATACGGAAATTACTGATCTTGGCCAGGCAAGACGCGTGGTCGCTACAAAAGAAAACACAACTATTATTGAAGGCAAGGGAGACGAAGAGAAAATAAAAGCCCGTGTCGGACAGATTAAAAAAGAAATTGAAACGATCGAATCGGAATTTGATAAAGAAAAATTACAGGAAAGATTGGCGAAATTGTCCGGCGGCGTGGCGGTTTTGAAAGTTGGCGCCGCGACAGAGACGGAAATTAAAGAAAAGAAATTACGGATTGAAGACGCGCTTGCGGCGACCAAGGCCGCGGTGGCCGAAGGAATTGTGGTGGGCGGCGGCGTAGCCTTGTTGCGTGCTTCCAAAACGTTGGATGGTGTCAAAGTGGAAGGTGAAGAAGAAATTGGTGTTGATATTTTACGTCGAGCTCTTCTTGAGCCGGTTCGCCAGATCGCCAATAACGCCGGCAAAAATGGAGATGTGGTGGTTGAAGAAGTAAAACGTCAACCGGGAAATTACGGATATAATGTCGTGACTGATAAATACGAAGATTTAATTGAGGCAGGCATCATTGATCCGACCAAAGTGACGCGTACCGCGCTCCAAAACGCGGCTTCCATCGCAGCCATGCTTTTAACGACTGAAGCGGTTGTGACCGATTTGCCGACAAAAAAAGAAGAGCATAATCACGGCGGCATGGGTGGGGGCATGGAATATTAA